The following proteins are encoded in a genomic region of Streptomyces lunaelactis:
- a CDS encoding aerobic carbon-monoxide dehydrogenase large subunit encodes MTTTEERPVGFGRMTRKEDARFVRGHGTYVDDVRLPGMLHGAVLRSPLAHARIVSVDTSAAEAHPKVKAVITGETLAGLGLAWMPTLSHDTQAVLATDKVRFQGQEVAFVVAEDHYAARDALELIDVEYEPLPPVADARRALAPDAPVIRDDKEQQTDNHIFDWSAGDKERTDEAFSAADVVVEQDMLYPRVHPAPLETCGTVADMDAITGKLTVWSTTQAPHAHRTLYAMVSGIPEHKIRIISPDIGGGFGNKVGIYPGYVCAVVGSIVTGKPVKWVEDRSENLMSTSFARDYHMHGEIAATKDGKIQALRVHVIADHGAFNSTAQPSNFPAGFFGVFTGSYDLAAAHCTVTGVYTNKAPGGVAYACSFRVTEAVYLVERMVDLLAAELGEDPAELRMRNLLRPGQFPYRTQTGWEYDSGDYPRALRLAMDMAHYEDLRREQAEKRERGELMGVGVSFFTEAVGAGPRKHMDILGLGMADGAELRVHPTGKAVLRISVQTQGQGHETTFAQIVAEELGIPPDDVEVVHGDTDQTPFGLGTYGSRSTPVSGGAAAMVSRKVRERARLVASAMLEVNPDDLEWEKGRWFVTGDPDQGRSMAEIALAAHSNLELPEGVEGQLDATCVYNPPNLTFPFGAYICVTDVDADTGQVKVRRFIAVDDCGIRINPMIVEGQVHGGLADGLGMALMQVIAFDEDGNCLGGSFMDYLLPTSVECPSWELGETVTPSPHHPIGAKGVGESATVGSPAAVVNAVIDALKPLGVRHVDMPLTPAAVWRAAQGRPLRTDLAIT; translated from the coding sequence GAACCTACGTCGACGATGTCCGGCTGCCCGGGATGCTGCACGGCGCCGTCCTGCGCAGCCCGCTGGCGCACGCCCGGATCGTGTCCGTCGACACCAGCGCCGCCGAGGCGCACCCGAAGGTCAAGGCCGTGATCACCGGGGAGACCCTGGCCGGTCTCGGGCTGGCCTGGATGCCCACGCTCTCGCACGACACTCAGGCGGTGCTGGCCACCGACAAGGTGCGCTTCCAGGGCCAGGAGGTCGCCTTCGTCGTAGCCGAGGACCATTACGCCGCCCGGGACGCCCTTGAACTGATCGACGTGGAATACGAACCGCTGCCGCCGGTCGCGGACGCCCGCCGGGCGCTCGCCCCGGACGCGCCGGTGATCCGCGACGACAAGGAACAGCAGACCGACAACCACATCTTCGACTGGTCGGCGGGCGACAAGGAGCGCACCGACGAGGCATTCTCAGCCGCCGACGTCGTGGTGGAGCAGGACATGCTGTACCCGCGGGTGCACCCGGCGCCGCTGGAGACCTGCGGCACCGTGGCGGACATGGACGCCATCACCGGGAAGCTGACGGTGTGGTCCACCACCCAGGCCCCGCACGCACACCGCACGCTCTACGCAATGGTGTCCGGCATCCCGGAGCACAAAATCCGGATCATCTCCCCGGACATCGGGGGCGGCTTCGGCAACAAGGTCGGCATCTACCCCGGTTACGTGTGCGCGGTCGTCGGTTCGATCGTCACCGGCAAGCCGGTCAAGTGGGTGGAGGACCGCTCGGAGAACCTGATGAGTACCTCCTTCGCCCGCGACTACCACATGCACGGGGAGATCGCGGCGACGAAGGACGGGAAGATCCAGGCCCTGCGGGTCCATGTGATCGCCGACCACGGCGCCTTCAACTCAACCGCGCAACCGTCCAACTTCCCCGCCGGCTTCTTCGGCGTCTTCACCGGCTCGTACGACCTGGCCGCCGCGCACTGCACCGTGACGGGCGTCTACACCAACAAGGCGCCCGGCGGTGTCGCCTACGCCTGCTCGTTCCGCGTCACCGAGGCCGTGTACCTGGTCGAGCGGATGGTCGACCTGCTCGCGGCCGAGCTCGGCGAGGACCCGGCCGAGCTGCGGATGCGCAACCTGCTGCGACCAGGCCAGTTCCCGTACCGGACGCAGACCGGGTGGGAGTACGACTCCGGCGACTACCCGCGAGCCCTGCGGCTGGCGATGGACATGGCGCACTACGAGGACCTGCGCAGGGAGCAGGCCGAGAAGCGCGAGCGCGGCGAGCTGATGGGAGTCGGGGTCAGCTTCTTCACCGAGGCCGTCGGCGCCGGCCCGCGCAAGCACATGGACATCCTCGGGCTGGGCATGGCCGACGGTGCCGAACTGCGCGTTCACCCGACCGGCAAGGCGGTGCTGCGGATCTCCGTGCAGACCCAGGGCCAGGGCCACGAGACGACCTTCGCGCAGATCGTCGCCGAGGAGCTGGGCATCCCGCCGGACGACGTCGAGGTGGTGCACGGCGACACCGACCAGACCCCGTTCGGGCTCGGTACCTACGGCTCCCGTTCGACACCGGTGTCCGGAGGAGCGGCGGCGATGGTCTCCCGCAAGGTGCGCGAGCGCGCGAGGCTCGTGGCCTCGGCGATGCTCGAAGTGAACCCGGACGACCTGGAATGGGAGAAGGGCCGCTGGTTCGTCACAGGAGACCCCGACCAGGGAAGGAGCATGGCCGAGATCGCCCTCGCGGCGCACTCCAACCTGGAGCTGCCCGAGGGTGTCGAGGGCCAGTTGGACGCGACCTGCGTCTACAACCCGCCGAACCTCACCTTCCCGTTCGGCGCATACATCTGCGTCACCGACGTGGACGCGGACACCGGCCAGGTGAAGGTCCGCCGGTTCATCGCCGTGGACGACTGCGGCATCCGGATCAACCCCATGATCGTCGAGGGTCAGGTGCACGGCGGACTCGCCGACGGCCTCGGCATGGCGCTGATGCAGGTGATCGCCTTCGACGAGGACGGCAACTGCCTCGGCGGGTCGTTCATGGACTATCTCCTGCCCACCTCGGTCGAGTGCCCGTCCTGGGAGCTCGGCGAGACCGTCACCCCCTCCCCGCACCACCCCATCGGAGCCAAGGGCGTCGGCGAGTCCGCCACGGTGGGCTCGCCCGCCGCGGTGGTCAACGCCGTGATCGACGCGCTGAAACCGCTCGGCGTACGCCATGTCGACATGCCGCTGACGCCCGCCGCGGTGTGGCGGGCCGCCCAGGGCCGGCCGCTGCGCACCGACCTGGCGATCACCTGA
- a CDS encoding XdhC family protein: MTNTELLARADVLRHGRTPFVLATVVHAERPTSAKPGDSALVLPDGTVEGFVGGTCAETTVQLQGLRLLETGESLLLRITPAADTGAESAQEPGEGLVTVANPCLSGGTLDIFLEANLPPALAYVHGHAPIARALLDVGRALGLDARPASPGEPLPPDLDVIVIATHGRDEETVLIEAARAGIPYIGLVASPKRGAAVLAGLGLTEEQRAHVHTPAGLDIGARTPGEIALSVYAEIIALRPQTARAVRPGADSAAPRAVVQDVDPVCGMTVAITPATLSLDRAGSRVYFCGPGCQHAFADNPSRYAHA; this comes from the coding sequence ATGACGAACACGGAACTGCTGGCCCGCGCGGACGTGCTCCGGCACGGCCGGACCCCGTTCGTCCTGGCCACCGTCGTCCACGCGGAACGGCCCACGAGCGCCAAGCCCGGGGACAGCGCGCTGGTGCTGCCCGACGGCACCGTCGAGGGCTTCGTGGGCGGCACATGCGCCGAGACGACGGTGCAACTGCAGGGCCTGCGGCTGCTGGAGACCGGCGAGTCGCTGCTGCTGAGGATCACGCCCGCCGCGGACACCGGGGCCGAAAGCGCGCAGGAGCCGGGCGAAGGCCTGGTCACGGTGGCCAATCCCTGCCTGTCGGGTGGGACGCTCGACATCTTCCTGGAGGCCAACCTCCCCCCGGCGCTGGCGTACGTCCACGGACACGCCCCCATCGCCCGCGCTCTGCTCGACGTCGGTCGTGCGCTCGGCCTCGACGCCCGACCGGCCTCGCCCGGGGAGCCGCTGCCGCCCGATCTGGACGTCATCGTCATCGCCACGCACGGCCGCGACGAGGAGACCGTGCTGATCGAGGCCGCACGCGCCGGGATCCCGTACATCGGGCTGGTGGCCAGTCCGAAGCGCGGCGCGGCGGTGCTCGCCGGGCTGGGTCTCACCGAGGAACAACGCGCGCACGTCCACACCCCGGCCGGCCTGGACATCGGCGCGCGGACCCCGGGAGAGATCGCGCTGTCGGTGTACGCCGAGATCATCGCATTGCGGCCGCAGACGGCCCGAGCCGTGCGCCCCGGAGCCGACTCCGCCGCGCCGCGGGCCGTGGTCCAGGACGTGGATCCCGTGTGCGGCATGACCGTGGCGATCACGCCCGCCACCCTCTCACTGGACCGGGCCGGCAGCAGGGTGTACTTCTGCGGGCCGGGGTGCCAGCACGCCTTCGCCGACAACCCCTCCCGTTACGCGCATGCCTGA
- a CDS encoding AAA family ATPase encodes MPDLDPLVPDVPALRSRLDAVGYLADDALATALLLAVRMRRPILLEGEPGVGKTEAARALAAVLDTPLIRLQCYEGLSSAEALYEWNYPRQLLAIRLAESRGKPLRDADLFAEDYLLPRPLLAAICHPGPRPAVLLIDEVDRADDEFEAFLLELLADAAVTIPELGTRTAAVPPVAVLTSNRTRDLHDALKRRCLYHWIDYPDTARVAAIIRRRVPESAEWLAARVARGVARLRARQELTKPPGIAEAIDWAGALHALGLSVLDADAADRTLGAVLKYAEDLEAVRRAGLAELVDAEAGSDA; translated from the coding sequence ATGCCTGACCTCGACCCCCTCGTACCCGACGTCCCCGCCCTGCGCTCGCGTCTGGACGCCGTCGGCTACCTGGCCGACGACGCCCTGGCCACGGCGCTGCTGCTGGCCGTGCGCATGCGGCGGCCGATCCTGCTGGAGGGCGAGCCCGGTGTCGGCAAGACCGAGGCGGCCCGCGCGCTCGCCGCCGTGCTCGACACCCCGCTGATCCGGCTGCAGTGCTACGAGGGACTGTCCTCGGCCGAGGCCCTCTATGAGTGGAACTATCCACGGCAACTGCTGGCCATCCGGCTGGCCGAGTCCCGCGGGAAGCCCCTGCGGGACGCCGACCTGTTCGCCGAGGACTACCTGCTGCCACGGCCGCTGCTCGCCGCGATCTGCCACCCGGGACCGCGGCCGGCGGTGCTGCTCATCGACGAGGTGGACCGCGCCGACGACGAATTCGAGGCCTTTCTGCTGGAGCTGCTCGCCGATGCCGCGGTCACCATCCCCGAACTGGGCACCCGGACGGCTGCGGTGCCGCCGGTGGCCGTACTGACCTCCAACCGCACCCGGGATCTGCACGACGCGCTCAAACGCCGCTGCCTCTACCACTGGATCGACTACCCGGACACCGCACGAGTCGCCGCGATCATCCGCAGACGGGTGCCGGAGTCGGCCGAGTGGCTGGCCGCGCGCGTGGCGCGCGGGGTGGCGCGCCTGCGTGCTCGGCAGGAGCTCACCAAGCCGCCCGGCATCGCCGAGGCGATCGACTGGGCGGGCGCGCTGCACGCGCTGGGGCTCTCCGTTCTCGACGCCGACGCCGCCGACCGCACCCTGGGGGCGGTACTCAAGTACGCCGAGGACCTGGAGGCCGTGCGCCGGGCCGGACTGGCGGAGCTGGTCGACGCGGAGGCAGGCTCCGATGCCTGA
- a CDS encoding vWA domain-containing protein yields MPELAASFTAALHDAGIAVGPDRTRSFARALTLLEPSTTRELRHCALATLVSDREQIEPFDAVFREVFGGPADRGAQRGQPGDPARSLPDAVPGRVPGSRKATADGRGREADTPPREAPVPLAASPLDRLANRDFADLSAEELARLSEVMRTIVLRTPTRLSRRRRTAHHGARIDVRRTLSVSRRTGGYPLRLRRFVPRARPRDLIVLCDISGSMEPYARAMLQLLYCAVRAAHAEVFTFATRLTRLTPALRRAGPDDALARAGRAAPDWSGGTRIAECLAEFNERFGRRGMAHGAVVAIISDGWDTGAPADLATHMARLSRVAYRVVWVNPRTASPRYRPLVAGMAAALPYCDAVVSAHNLAALDDFTAALSAPRHRR; encoded by the coding sequence ATGCCAGAACTGGCAGCCTCGTTCACCGCCGCCCTGCACGACGCAGGGATCGCGGTGGGCCCCGACCGTACCCGGAGCTTCGCTCGGGCGCTCACCCTGCTGGAACCGTCGACGACGCGCGAGCTGCGGCACTGCGCGCTCGCCACCCTGGTGTCCGACCGCGAGCAGATCGAGCCGTTCGACGCGGTCTTCCGCGAGGTCTTCGGCGGCCCGGCCGACCGCGGAGCACAGCGCGGGCAGCCCGGCGACCCGGCCCGATCGCTCCCGGACGCCGTTCCCGGCCGCGTCCCCGGCTCCCGGAAGGCCACCGCGGACGGACGCGGCCGGGAGGCCGACACACCGCCGCGGGAGGCTCCCGTACCCCTCGCCGCCAGTCCGCTCGACCGTCTCGCCAACCGCGACTTCGCGGACCTGTCCGCCGAGGAACTGGCCCGGCTCTCCGAGGTGATGCGCACCATTGTGCTTCGCACCCCGACCCGGCTGTCCCGCCGGCGCCGCACCGCGCACCACGGTGCGCGCATCGACGTGCGCCGCACCCTCTCCGTCAGCCGGCGCACCGGCGGATACCCGCTGCGGCTACGCCGCTTCGTGCCCCGCGCCCGCCCCCGCGACCTCATCGTGCTCTGCGACATCTCCGGATCGATGGAGCCCTATGCCCGCGCGATGCTGCAACTGCTCTACTGTGCCGTCCGCGCCGCCCACGCCGAGGTCTTCACCTTCGCCACCCGGCTCACACGCCTCACGCCGGCCCTCCGGCGGGCCGGGCCGGACGACGCCCTGGCACGGGCCGGACGGGCGGCCCCGGACTGGTCCGGGGGCACCCGGATAGCGGAGTGCCTGGCGGAGTTCAACGAGCGGTTCGGCCGGCGCGGCATGGCGCACGGCGCCGTGGTCGCCATCATCTCCGACGGCTGGGACACCGGCGCGCCCGCCGACCTCGCCACCCACATGGCGCGGCTGTCCCGGGTCGCCTACCGCGTCGTATGGGTCAACCCGCGCACGGCAAGCCCGCGCTACCGTCCGCTCGTGGCCGGCATGGCTGCAGCACTGCCCTACTGCGACGCCGTCGTCAGCGCCCACAACCTCGCGGCCCTGGACGACTTCACCGCCGCACTGTCCGCCCCGCGCCACCGCCGATGA
- a CDS encoding HEAT repeat domain-containing protein: MGSPGYGSHKESRDTRLVSAVRARNADMVRALLEEGADPDAAGEDGLPVLCAAVTAYDEVVAEVLVEGGADQDQLLPDGMTPLLRAVDLGSPAMVTAVLGIEPRLRLPQAARERLLALARKWYEMGATEELRRRTGASGPAETFLVQDDEYNHVDQVSLGGLTVRAGHGAILTLLEWAFRILAPVDELMARAVRYPDEDHVDWSASCFVLSQRRSKETWSAVVAFRHHPAPAHRRFVTCFLWTRAISESAGLHSYTNEESQLLAAWAVQETDSEVLAKVLDVYNGDEHPGQEAVGLRHAEHPDPRVRREVPYCFHTYGSSPTPAATASLLTLARDPDSAVRSAVCTVLGTARDLSPEITQALLVLIRDLDTAVRASAAAALSAPRDHTPAVTDAFAALLDEDDQQLRLEGAYGLARRDDPRTEEAYERVGPLGPGFEHDHRPGGLWRWRWRNRPDQP; this comes from the coding sequence ATGGGATCGCCGGGGTACGGCAGTCACAAAGAGAGCCGGGACACCAGACTCGTATCGGCGGTACGGGCACGGAACGCCGACATGGTGCGCGCGCTGCTGGAAGAGGGCGCGGATCCCGACGCGGCCGGTGAGGACGGACTCCCGGTGCTGTGCGCGGCCGTGACGGCGTACGACGAAGTGGTCGCCGAGGTGCTGGTGGAGGGCGGCGCGGACCAGGACCAGCTGCTGCCGGACGGGATGACACCGCTGCTGCGGGCCGTCGATCTCGGCTCTCCGGCGATGGTCACGGCGGTTCTGGGCATCGAGCCGCGGCTGCGGCTCCCGCAAGCCGCACGGGAACGGCTCCTCGCCTTGGCCAGGAAATGGTACGAGATGGGCGCGACCGAGGAGTTGCGCCGCAGGACCGGAGCGTCAGGGCCAGCCGAAACGTTCCTGGTCCAAGATGACGAGTACAACCATGTCGATCAGGTCTCCCTCGGCGGGCTCACCGTACGGGCAGGGCACGGCGCCATTCTCACCTTGCTGGAGTGGGCCTTTCGCATCCTGGCACCGGTCGACGAACTGATGGCCCGCGCCGTCCGGTACCCCGACGAGGACCATGTGGACTGGTCCGCGTCCTGCTTCGTTCTCAGCCAGCGCCGCAGCAAGGAAACCTGGTCGGCCGTGGTGGCCTTCCGTCACCACCCGGCGCCCGCCCACCGCCGATTCGTGACCTGCTTCCTGTGGACCAGGGCGATCTCCGAGAGCGCCGGCCTCCACTCGTACACGAACGAGGAGAGCCAACTTCTCGCTGCTTGGGCAGTCCAAGAGACGGACAGTGAGGTGCTCGCCAAGGTTCTCGACGTCTACAACGGCGACGAACACCCCGGCCAGGAGGCCGTCGGGCTCCGCCACGCCGAGCACCCGGACCCTCGCGTGCGCCGTGAAGTGCCCTACTGCTTCCACACGTACGGCTCCTCCCCCACCCCCGCGGCCACCGCCTCACTGCTCACCCTCGCGCGCGACCCAGACTCCGCGGTACGCAGCGCGGTGTGCACCGTGCTCGGCACGGCGCGCGACCTCAGTCCTGAAATCACGCAGGCGCTGCTCGTCCTGATCCGGGACCTGGACACCGCCGTACGGGCCTCCGCCGCGGCTGCCCTGTCCGCACCCCGCGACCATACGCCCGCCGTCACAGACGCGTTCGCGGCACTGCTCGACGAGGACGACCAACAGCTGCGCCTGGAGGGCGCCTACGGCCTCGCCCGGCGGGACGATCCGCGGACCGAGGAGGCGTACGAACGCGTGGGACCGCTCGGCCCCGGCTTCGAGCACGATCACCGGCCGGGGGGGCTCTGGCGCTGGAGATGGCGGAACAGGCCCGACCAGCCCTGA
- a CDS encoding glycoside hydrolase domain-containing protein: MADEMIKRAQRFVNSVYGSRIGMTVEEDGQTGWNTMYALTRALQYELGITSLSNSFGPTTLSTLNSKYPQLYETTIPSEDFCRIIQSAMYCKGYDGGDIDGVYSIRVKQAMLKLKSDMGVDASNSVLIPKVFKGLLNMDAYVTVNSGSEAIRSVQRWLNGRYVNRGDFFVIPCDGHNSRDVSKSMLFAVQYELGMADGVANGVFGPGTQSGLKSHTVSSGSTGTWVSLFSAGMILNQRSVAFSSSFGSSLADAVRAFQSFAKLPVTGSGDFQTWASLLASYGDQSRKGAACDGVTKITPARAAALKTEGITYVGRYLTNPSTTSLPEKAIQPGELQTIADNGLRCYPIYQTFGRDAAGFNYAAGRAAGYAAVNAAVDHGFKNGTRIFFAVDFDALDHEVTSNVLPHFKGIEDSMADTGNAYLVGVYGPRNVCTRVGEAGHSTASFVSDMSSGFSGNYGYPLPADWAYDQIVTRTVGSGDGKIEIDNNIASGRDIGQNSFNKPRGTVPDVRFDGGFLNALHDDLGRFMRSIGYADDGGTGADAKLFTHTQCFETIMSFDTLITQLSNRYSMRKALIQTNAYWEMRHYDLIDQAVDHQVASYHLNGVGAVKDSSTGIAQISGRVGIIAWNHCINKGFASGTVLDPNKDSDIWTMWQKVNKDNAFSVQTVSLLHLWGVDGKPGGDNPPDGETILRSMRLDYTEKEIFELVRRYQGWGKLPNGERVEEHATKRMTLYQIFEKYNGIVRNP, from the coding sequence GTGGCTGATGAAATGATTAAACGGGCACAGCGATTCGTGAACTCCGTCTACGGTAGTCGCATCGGAATGACGGTGGAGGAGGACGGTCAGACAGGCTGGAACACCATGTACGCCCTCACCCGTGCTCTCCAGTACGAGTTGGGCATCACGTCTCTCTCCAACAGTTTCGGTCCCACGACGCTGTCCACGCTGAACTCGAAGTACCCGCAGCTGTACGAGACCACCATTCCTTCTGAGGACTTCTGCCGCATCATTCAGTCCGCGATGTACTGCAAGGGTTACGACGGGGGTGATATCGACGGTGTCTACAGCATTCGCGTCAAGCAGGCGATGCTCAAACTGAAATCGGACATGGGGGTTGACGCGTCCAACAGCGTCCTGATACCGAAAGTCTTCAAGGGCCTGTTGAACATGGACGCCTACGTCACCGTCAACTCCGGCTCCGAGGCGATCCGTAGTGTGCAGAGGTGGCTCAACGGCCGCTACGTGAACCGCGGGGACTTCTTCGTCATCCCGTGCGACGGTCACAACTCCCGGGACGTGTCGAAGTCCATGCTCTTCGCGGTCCAGTACGAATTAGGGATGGCGGACGGAGTCGCGAACGGTGTGTTCGGTCCCGGCACTCAGTCGGGTCTGAAGTCGCACACGGTGTCCTCAGGGTCCACAGGCACCTGGGTGTCCCTGTTCTCGGCGGGGATGATTCTCAACCAGCGGTCCGTGGCCTTCTCTAGCTCCTTCGGCTCCTCACTCGCCGACGCGGTACGTGCCTTCCAGTCGTTCGCCAAGCTTCCCGTGACGGGCAGTGGTGACTTCCAGACTTGGGCATCCCTCCTTGCCTCCTACGGCGACCAGTCCCGCAAGGGCGCGGCGTGCGACGGGGTCACGAAGATAACCCCGGCTCGCGCGGCGGCGCTGAAGACGGAGGGCATCACTTATGTCGGCCGCTACCTCACCAACCCGAGCACGACGTCGCTGCCCGAGAAGGCGATCCAGCCGGGGGAACTCCAGACGATCGCCGACAACGGCCTTCGCTGCTACCCCATCTACCAGACCTTTGGCCGTGACGCCGCCGGCTTCAACTACGCCGCCGGGCGAGCGGCCGGGTACGCGGCGGTCAACGCGGCCGTGGACCACGGCTTCAAGAACGGGACGCGGATCTTCTTCGCCGTCGACTTCGACGCCCTCGACCACGAAGTCACCTCTAACGTCCTACCCCACTTCAAGGGGATCGAGGACTCGATGGCGGACACCGGAAATGCATACCTGGTTGGAGTGTACGGTCCACGCAACGTTTGCACTCGTGTCGGCGAGGCAGGCCATTCCACAGCCTCTTTCGTCTCCGACATGTCCTCCGGCTTCTCCGGCAACTACGGCTACCCGCTGCCCGCCGACTGGGCCTACGACCAGATCGTCACCCGTACCGTCGGCTCCGGCGACGGCAAGATCGAGATCGACAACAACATCGCCTCCGGCCGCGACATCGGGCAGAACTCGTTCAACAAGCCGCGCGGTACCGTCCCCGACGTCCGGTTCGACGGCGGCTTCCTCAACGCCCTTCACGATGACCTCGGTAGATTCATGCGGTCCATCGGTTACGCGGACGACGGCGGCACCGGCGCCGACGCGAAGCTCTTCACCCACACGCAGTGCTTCGAAACGATCATGTCCTTCGACACCCTGATCACTCAGTTGTCGAACAGATACAGCATGCGCAAAGCACTGATCCAGACGAACGCGTACTGGGAGATGCGCCACTACGACCTCATCGACCAGGCTGTGGATCACCAAGTTGCCTCGTACCACCTCAATGGCGTTGGCGCGGTTAAAGACTCTTCCACGGGTATCGCGCAGATCAGTGGGCGGGTCGGAATCATCGCCTGGAACCACTGCATCAACAAGGGCTTCGCGTCCGGCACTGTCCTCGACCCCAACAAGGACTCGGACATCTGGACCATGTGGCAAAAGGTGAACAAGGACAACGCGTTCAGCGTGCAGACGGTTTCGCTGCTTCACCTCTGGGGCGTGGACGGCAAGCCAGGGGGCGACAACCCTCCGGATGGGGAAACCATCCTGCGCTCCATGCGCCTGGACTACACCGAAAAGGAGATCTTCGAGCTCGTGCGCCGCTATCAGGGCTGGGGCAAACTCCCGAACGGCGAAAGGGTGGAAGAGCACGCGACGAAGCGCATGACCCTCTACCAGATCTTCGAGAAATACAACGGCATTGTGCGGAACCCTTGA